The DNA segment CGGAGGGGCGCGCCGTCTGGAGCTGGCTTCCCTTGAGGTTTGCGTGGTCCATGATGAGCCTCCTCTCCTCCCGCCCTCAGGCGGCCGCCAGGATCCGCCGCAGGCTCTCGACCAGCCGTTCGATGTCCTCCAGGGTCCGGGCCTCGGTGACGCTCACCAGCAGCAGGCGGTCCCATGCGGCCTGGAAGCGGCCCAGGGAGAGGCCTGCCAGGAGGCCGTCCTGAAGAAGCGCGTGCACCACCGGCCCGGCAGGCCGGGGAAGCTTCAGGGTGAACTCGAAGAAGAAGGGCTGCGGCCACGCCAGGCGCACCCCCGGCAACCCGCAGAGCCGCGCCTGGGCGGCGTGGGCGAGGCGCGCTGACCGTCCGGCCACCTCCGCCAGTCCCTCGGGCCCCGCCGTGGCCAGGTAGACCGTGGCCGCCAGGGCGTTGAGGGCGTTGTTGGTGCAGATGTTGGAGGTGGCTCGTTCCCGGCGGATGTGCTGTTCCCGGGTCTGCAGGGTGAGCACGAAGCCCCTGCGGCCCTCCTCGTCGTGGGTCGCGCCGGTGATGCGCCCAGGCATGCGGCGCACCAAGGCCTCGCGCACCGCGAAGTAGCCCGCGTACGGCCCGCCGAAACTCAGGCTGTTGCCCAGGGGTTGAACGTCTCCGACGGCCACGTCGGCTCCGTACTGGGCCGGGGGACGGAGGACGCCGAGCGACACCGGGTCCGCCGCCACCACCAGGAGCGCCCCCCGGGCGTGGACCAGGTCCG comes from the Limnochorda pilosa genome and includes:
- the gcvPA gene encoding aminomethyl-transferring glycine dehydrogenase subunit GcvPA: MRYLPLTGADRRRMLDRIGVSRVEELFEAIPPEARRSQPLDLPGPLAEPELSAHMRRLAAENRHADELISFLGAGAYDRVVPAAVRHAVARSEFYTAYTPYQPEVSQGVLQAIYEFQSMVCLLTGMDVANASMYDASTALAEAAAMSCGATGRGRVLVAETVHPEYRRVAATYLAHQDRELVTVPMKDGRLDRHRLEGLLADDAAALLVQQPNFFGILEETDGLADLVHARGALLVVAADPVSLGVLRPPAQYGADVAVGDVQPLGNSLSFGGPYAGYFAVREALVRRMPGRITGATHDEEGRRGFVLTLQTREQHIRRERATSNICTNNALNALAATVYLATAGPEGLAEVAGRSARLAHAAQARLCGLPGVRLAWPQPFFFEFTLKLPRPAGPVVHALLQDGLLAGLSLGRFQAAWDRLLLVSVTEARTLEDIERLVESLRRILAAA